The genomic stretch CTACTCGTTCGGCCTCGGGCCGGCGTCGGTCAGCGGGCCCGGGCTGGGCGACGGGCCGTGGTTCGTGCGCGCGACCTCGGACCGCAGCTTCGGCTTCCGCGACGCGCAGGTCGTCGCCGAGCGCTTCGGCGTCGAGGTCGTGCGCACGCCGTCGCCGCCGCGCGCGTCCTGGGCGCTGTACGGCACGGCGGACGACACGGGGCGCATCCTGCGCGGCCAACCGGCGGCGACGCTCGCGGTGTACCCCGCGTCCAAGGACCGGACCACGCTGCCGGTGCATATCGTGCTCGGCACCCTGCCGGGCAGCGATCGCGGCCAGCGCTACGTGGTGGGCGACCGGCGCGGCCGCGTGCCGAAGGGCAGGACGGTGGAGGTCGACGTGGACGTGCCCGTCGGCTCCGGGCCGTACCCGGCGATCAAGCTGCGCGCGCCCGGCCGGCACGACCCGCAGCACCCGCGCGGGCTGCAGGTGCTCGAGGTCACGCCGGGTTAGCCGTTGCGCAGCAGCGCGCGCACGCCCCACCAGTAGGCGCGCAGGGCGAGGCGCAGCACCCGCGAGCGACCCAGCGCGCCGAGGTACGGCGACGACAGATCGGCGGTGAGGCCGTCCGCGAACCGCGCCGGGCTCACGGTCCGCGTCGCCTGGATCTCGCGGCGCTCGCGCAGCAGGCGGGGCAGCGCGCCGAGCACGTCGACCGACGCGCGGGCCTTCTCGCCGCCCCAACCGCCCGCCAGCGCGGCGGGCCACAGCGCCAGCTCGAGGACGAGCAGCGCCGGCGCGACGGCGGCCAGCAGCGGTCCGGGATAGCAGCGCACGATCGTCGCCCAGCGGTTGCGCTCCAGCGCGCGCCACTTCGCCGGCCCTTTGGCGAACGCGTAGTCGTGGTGCACGCGGGCCGCCGGGTCGACCCCCACGCGCCCGCCGCGCAGGCGCATGCGCAGCGACAGGTCGACGTCCTCGTGGTACATGAAGAAGTCGGGCGAGAAGCCGCCGAGCGCCACCCAGGCCTTGCGCGGCAGCGCCAGGCACGCGCCCGAGGCGAACCCGACCGGCCGCTGCCCGCCGCCCCCGGGCGGCGGGGCCGGCTGCCCCGCCTCGCCCGCCCAGGCGAGGCCGGTGAAGTGCACGACGCCGCCGCTCGTGTTGACGACGTCGCCGTCGAGCACGAGGCCCATCCACAGGTCCCAGCCCTCGAGTCCCGGCCCGACGATCGCGTCGCGGAAGCCGGGCTCCGGGACCGCGTCCGGGTTGAGCAGCAGGAGCACGTCGCCCGTCGTCGCCGCGGCGCCCTGGTTGCACGCGGCCGCGAACCCGGTGTTCGCGCGATTGACGATGACGCGGGCGCCGGCGGCGCGCGCCAGTTCGGCCGAGCGGTCGCCGGAGCCGTTGTCGACGACCACGAGCTCGTCGCCGGGCGCGAGCTCCCGCCGCAGGGCGGCGAGGAGGGCCGGGAGGACCGCCGCCGATTCGAACGTGACGACGAGGACGGAGAGGCGGGGCCGCGCGGGCATTCGGCCGGCGATGCTACGAGACCGCCCGATCGGCGATCTGCCCGGCATGCACGTACAATTCGTTCCCGCCCGCCCCCCACGGGCTCCGGTCAGCAGCGCAACTTTCGCCCGCGTCCATCCGTCATGACCTCTGTGCGCCCAGACCTCCGCCACGTCGCCGTGGTGCCCGCCTACAACGAGGCGGCCACCGTGGGCGACGTCGTCCGCCGCATCCACGCCGACGCCCCCGAGTGGGACGTCGTCGTTGTCGACGACGGGTCGACGGACTCGACCGCCGACATCGCGAAGGCGGCGGGCGCCCGCGTGCTGCGCCTCCCGTTCAACCTCGGCATCGGCGGCGCGGTGCA from Capillimicrobium parvum encodes the following:
- a CDS encoding glycosyltransferase family 2 protein — protein: MPARPRLSVLVVTFESAAVLPALLAALRRELAPGDELVVVDNGSGDRSAELARAAGARVIVNRANTGFAAACNQGAAATTGDVLLLLNPDAVPEPGFRDAIVGPGLEGWDLWMGLVLDGDVVNTSGGVVHFTGLAWAGEAGQPAPPPGGGGQRPVGFASGACLALPRKAWVALGGFSPDFFMYHEDVDLSLRMRLRGGRVGVDPAARVHHDYAFAKGPAKWRALERNRWATIVRCYPGPLLAAVAPALLVLELALWPAALAGGWGGEKARASVDVLGALPRLLRERREIQATRTVSPARFADGLTADLSSPYLGALGRSRVLRLALRAYWWGVRALLRNG